A part of Candidatus Paceibacterota bacterium genomic DNA contains:
- a CDS encoding asparagine synthase-related protein encodes MPENIDIAVNKLIALLKGNFERLSAILDGTRVGIVVSGGLDSSIIAHFARLSFKDPIFLSLAGKESQDKPYLDILENYLETNIEIVDSANFNEQDIKNTKDILIKAGVEENLMQLSLGLGFYLLGQRAQTLKVTHILTGQGSDEIFGGYTRYKHYAGDLKNYLKNDYEIVGGADYKRDNAIFNSFNMQIINPYEEKDFLNYALDISPSLKLYSENGKIIEKYILRLVAQKLKLPSEIVWRPKKAFQYSSRMQKNLAAYLGIKI; translated from the coding sequence ATGCCAGAAAATATAGACATAGCCGTAAACAAACTAATAGCCCTTTTAAAGGGCAATTTTGAGCGTTTGAGCGCTATTTTAGATGGTACAAGGGTGGGAATTGTGGTTTCCGGAGGCCTTGACAGCTCGATTATAGCACATTTTGCCAGGCTTTCCTTTAAAGACCCTATTTTCCTCTCTTTGGCCGGTAAGGAGAGTCAGGATAAGCCTTATTTAGACATTTTGGAGAATTATCTGGAGACCAATATTGAAATTGTTGATTCCGCTAACTTCAACGAGCAAGATATAAAAAATACTAAAGATATTTTAATAAAAGCCGGAGTGGAAGAAAACCTGATGCAGCTTAGCTTAGGTTTAGGTTTTTATTTGTTGGGTCAAAGAGCCCAGACATTGAAGGTAACCCATATTTTAACTGGTCAAGGCTCTGATGAAATTTTCGGAGGTTACACTAGGTATAAGCATTACGCTGGTGATTTAAAAAATTATTTGAAAAACGATTACGAAATTGTAGGCGGAGCAGATTATAAAAGAGATAACGCTATTTTTAACAGTTTTAATATGCAAATTATCAATCCCTACGAAGAAAAAGATTTTTTAAATTACGCTTTAGATATATCCCCTAGCCTTAAACTTTATAGTGAAAATGGAAAAATCATTGAAAAATATATTTTAAGATTGGTAGCGCAAAAATTAAAATTACCGTCCGAAATAGTATGGCGTCCCAAG
- a CDS encoding tRNA uridine(34) 5-carboxymethylaminomethyl modification radical SAM/GNAT enzyme Elp3 has translation MTKIVNKKRIYLQLTDNLPQPASLYKKAGMEAIFSLEKNISKRIFSKKELVKFLNQIAKNYNLKNQLPHWYLNYLLLTESSSFKKISAKHLEQIAALLKTHERRTQSGVAPVSLFTAPGGCPFNCLYCPKTNNTPKSYLPDEPAIMRAIRNNYDPLKQTLSRLLQLKLLGHSVSKIDIIIQGGTFSYYDQAYRKDFMAKIFLAANANMQAVLKKGYLDIPEKLDLSKIQKINETATNRIIGITIETRPDFINEKELKFLRELGITRIEVGVQSLDEGVLKTIRRGHDLTAVKRANECLRNFGFKVNFHMMPNLPGATPAKDIAMFKKLFADSAYRPDYLKIYPTMVVRGSDLEAWQTEHLYKSYSDKILLKTLCSIYESLPNYVRVQRLIRDIPAGEITSGSIISNLHEDLNKIFLKQHKLLLEIRSREIAGAKPAKELKLKVTQYEAAGGQEYFLEYIDDQNRLYGLLRLRIDSHNLKDYSFADKNIALIREVHVYGEATQLKLKGLVQHQGLGTQLLKEAEKIATLNHCNAIAVIAGIGVRNYYRAKDYHLKQTYMYKKLI, from the coding sequence ATGACTAAAATAGTTAACAAAAAAAGAATTTATCTCCAACTTACTGATAATTTACCTCAACCCGCCTCACTTTACAAAAAAGCTGGCATGGAGGCCATTTTTAGTTTGGAAAAGAATATCTCAAAAAGAATATTTAGTAAAAAGGAACTAGTCAAGTTTTTAAATCAAATAGCTAAAAATTACAATCTCAAGAACCAATTGCCGCATTGGTACCTCAATTATCTGCTTCTAACCGAAAGCTCCTCGTTTAAAAAAATAAGCGCTAAACACTTGGAACAAATTGCCGCTCTCCTTAAAACTCATGAAAGACGCACTCAATCGGGAGTGGCTCCGGTGTCTTTGTTCACTGCGCCTGGCGGTTGCCCCTTTAATTGCCTCTATTGCCCAAAGACAAATAACACTCCTAAAAGTTATTTGCCAGATGAACCAGCTATTATGCGCGCAATTAGGAATAATTACGACCCACTGAAACAAACGCTCTCTCGTCTCTTGCAATTGAAATTATTGGGCCACTCTGTTTCAAAAATTGATATCATTATTCAGGGAGGCACTTTTTCTTATTACGACCAGGCCTATCGGAAAGACTTTATGGCTAAAATATTTCTAGCAGCTAACGCGAATATGCAGGCTGTGCTTAAAAAAGGATATTTAGACATTCCAGAAAAATTAGATTTATCCAAGATTCAAAAAATTAATGAAACAGCCACAAATAGAATTATTGGCATCACTATTGAGACGCGCCCTGATTTCATTAATGAAAAAGAATTAAAGTTTTTAAGAGAACTGGGTATAACTAGAATTGAGGTGGGGGTTCAAAGTTTAGATGAAGGCGTCTTAAAAACTATCAGAAGGGGTCATGACCTAACAGCTGTAAAGAGGGCTAATGAATGTTTAAGAAATTTCGGTTTTAAAGTAAATTTTCATATGATGCCTAATTTGCCTGGAGCTACTCCGGCAAAAGACATTGCTATGTTCAAAAAACTTTTTGCCGACTCTGCTTATCGTCCCGATTATCTTAAGATTTATCCCACCATGGTAGTCAGGGGGTCAGATTTGGAAGCTTGGCAAACAGAACATCTATATAAATCTTATTCAGATAAAATACTCCTCAAGACATTGTGTTCTATTTATGAGAGTCTGCCCAATTACGTCAGGGTACAAAGGCTAATTAGGGATATACCAGCGGGAGAAATTACTTCCGGTTCCATTATTTCTAATTTACATGAGGATCTTAATAAGATATTTTTAAAACAACATAAGCTACTCTTAGAAATTAGAAGCAGGGAAATAGCGGGAGCTAAACCGGCGAAAGAATTAAAACTCAAAGTCACTCAATATGAAGCAGCGGGGGGACAAGAATATTTTCTTGAATATATTGATGACCAAAATAGGTTGTATGGCCTCTTGCGCCTCAGAATAGACTCGCATAATCTTAAGGATTATAGTTTTGCTGATAAAAATATAGCGCTCATTAGAGAAGTCCATGTCTATGGAGAGGCTACCCAACTAAAACTAAAAGGCTTAGTGCAACATCAAGGCTTGGGCACGCAGCTGTTGAAAGAGGCCGAAAAAATTGCTACACTCAACCACTGTAACGCTATTGCGGTCATTGCTGGAATCGGGGTCAGGAATTACTATCGCGCCAAGGACTACCATTTAAAGCAAACTTATATGTATAAAAAATTAATTTAA
- a CDS encoding FKBP-type peptidyl-prolyl cis-trans isomerase produces the protein MQKTHTEAGKKLVYIILITIMVLSAASSGIIIYLNSRPLSNKDMQAQLIKTGSGEEVKSGDKVSVLYKGSLADGTVFDESAKHNNEPLEFTVGSGQIIKGFDDAMIGMKVGDKKKITLTPDMAYGNQQVGNIPPNSTLIFEIELLKIN, from the coding sequence ATGCAGAAAACTCACACAGAAGCGGGGAAAAAACTGGTCTATATTATTTTAATTACCATTATGGTTTTAAGCGCCGCTTCTAGCGGAATTATTATTTATTTAAATAGTCGACCTTTAAGTAACAAGGATATGCAAGCCCAATTAATAAAAACAGGTAGTGGGGAAGAGGTAAAAAGCGGAGATAAAGTAAGTGTCCTTTATAAAGGCTCTTTGGCAGATGGAACTGTGTTTGACGAATCAGCTAAACATAATAATGAGCCCCTCGAATTTACCGTAGGCTCTGGACAAATTATAAAAGGTTTTGATGACGCCATGATTGGCATGAAAGTGGGTGATAAGAAAAAAATTACCCTTACTCCGGATATGGCCTATGGTAATCAACAAGTGGGCAACATTCCTCCTAACTCAACCCTTATTTTTGAAATAGAGTTATTAAAAATAAATTAG
- the queA gene encoding tRNA preQ1(34) S-adenosylmethionine ribosyltransferase-isomerase QueA gives MLIEEFNYELPEELIAQNPLNPRPSARLMVLNRNTGLVEHHHFSDLPNILKAGDILVLNNTKVIPARLIGKKALTGGRVEVLLLQPQDSNFTSTGLWQDRWLTIGSPRLKKGEEVAFSTDLKAKAIEETETGSVLAFNLTGEALRSAVYAVGEMPIPPYIKKTSLDQDSLQKEYQTVYAEHEGSVAAPTAGLHFDETLLKELQNKGVQVMYITLNVGFGTFKPIKVNEVGDHKMDAEYYEIKPEVANLLNMAKKEGKNIIAVGTTATRTLESASNDKGILDKLNGWTSIFIYPGYHYKFITELITNFHLPNSTPLMLTSAFAAQPYLDKEGWQKGRDMVINAYKEAIKNKYRFYSFGDGMLLR, from the coding sequence ATGCTCATTGAAGAATTTAATTATGAACTACCAGAAGAATTGATAGCCCAAAACCCTCTTAACCCGAGGCCTTCAGCTAGATTAATGGTCCTCAATAGGAATACAGGTTTAGTAGAACATCATCATTTTTCTGACCTACCCAATATTTTAAAGGCTGGAGACATATTGGTTCTCAACAACACTAAGGTTATTCCGGCAAGATTAATAGGTAAAAAAGCGCTAACTGGAGGACGTGTTGAGGTGCTCTTGCTACAACCGCAAGATTCTAATTTCACCAGTACTGGTCTTTGGCAAGATAGATGGCTAACTATTGGCAGCCCTAGGCTTAAGAAGGGGGAGGAGGTCGCTTTTTCTACTGACTTAAAGGCTAAGGCCATAGAAGAAACGGAGACAGGAAGCGTTTTAGCATTTAATTTAACTGGCGAAGCCTTGCGCTCTGCTGTTTATGCCGTGGGGGAAATGCCCATTCCTCCCTATATTAAGAAAACGTCTTTAGACCAAGACAGTTTACAAAAAGAATATCAAACTGTTTATGCCGAACACGAAGGTTCAGTGGCAGCTCCTACAGCTGGTTTACATTTTGATGAGACTCTTTTAAAAGAATTACAAAATAAAGGCGTTCAGGTTATGTATATCACCCTAAACGTCGGCTTCGGTACTTTTAAGCCTATTAAGGTCAACGAGGTGGGTGACCATAAAATGGATGCCGAATATTATGAAATAAAGCCCGAAGTGGCTAATCTTTTAAATATGGCCAAGAAAGAAGGCAAAAATATTATTGCCGTTGGCACTACGGCTACCCGCACTTTAGAATCAGCTTCCAACGACAAAGGCATATTAGACAAATTAAACGGCTGGACCAGTATCTTTATCTACCCCGGTTATCATTACAAATTTATTACTGAATTGATTACTAATTTTCATCTGCCTAATTCTACTCCCTTAATGTTAACCTCTGCTTTTGCCGCTCAGCCCTATTTAGACAAGGAAGGCTGGCAGAAAGGAAGGGATATGGTCATTAATGCTTACAAAGAAGCCATTAAAAATAAATATCGTTTTTATTCCTTCGGCGACGGCATGCTTTTAAGATAG
- the tgt gene encoding tRNA guanosine(34) transglycosylase Tgt, producing the protein MFKYKLLKNKKGTYAHTGTITTNHGVFKTPIFMPPGTQATVKSLTPEDLKEIGIEILLVNTYHLFLRPGLKNLQIINKKIGDIHGFMDWPKPILSDSGGFQVWSLSQKKFQKGQPLAKITEEGVKFRSPLNGEKCFFTPELSMQTQHLIGSDIIMAFDECTPDNGDHKYASEAVTRTTNWAKRCLEENKKLNKHKDTKKQPALFGIIQGSTFKDLRTKSAQEITSLPFEGIALGGETIGYNMAKSVEIFDWVRDYLPLDKPVYMMGLGAKPQDIIDAVLAGADMFDCVSPARLARHGILFEGSVKYKKGLPYWDSHFKDGKLNIMNSSFTNDFTSIDKNCHCYTCTHFSKSYLRHLLANNELLYPRLATIHNLSVMLETIHVLRNWIEK; encoded by the coding sequence ATGTTTAAATATAAGCTTCTAAAAAATAAAAAAGGCACTTACGCTCATACCGGCACGATCACTACCAATCATGGCGTTTTTAAAACGCCTATTTTTATGCCGCCCGGAACCCAAGCCACTGTGAAATCCTTAACCCCGGAAGATTTAAAAGAAATTGGCATAGAAATTCTTTTAGTTAATACCTATCACTTATTTTTAAGGCCGGGTTTAAAAAATTTACAAATTATTAATAAAAAAATAGGGGATATCCATGGTTTTATGGATTGGCCCAAACCCATTTTAAGCGATTCTGGCGGTTTTCAAGTTTGGAGTCTATCACAAAAAAAATTTCAAAAAGGACAGCCTCTCGCTAAAATTACAGAGGAAGGGGTGAAATTTAGATCTCCTTTAAACGGAGAAAAATGTTTTTTTACTCCTGAGCTGTCTATGCAAACTCAACACTTGATAGGTTCAGATATTATTATGGCTTTTGATGAATGCACGCCTGATAATGGCGACCATAAATATGCCTCAGAAGCGGTTACAAGAACTACCAATTGGGCCAAAAGATGCTTAGAGGAAAATAAGAAGTTAAATAAACATAAGGACACAAAAAAGCAACCAGCTCTCTTTGGTATTATTCAAGGGAGCACTTTTAAAGACTTGCGTACCAAGTCGGCTCAAGAAATTACGTCTTTGCCCTTTGAGGGAATCGCCTTAGGAGGTGAAACCATTGGTTATAATATGGCTAAAAGCGTAGAAATTTTTGATTGGGTGAGAGATTATTTACCCCTAGACAAGCCAGTTTATATGATGGGTTTGGGAGCCAAGCCACAAGATATTATTGATGCTGTTCTTGCCGGAGCAGACATGTTTGATTGCGTTTCGCCGGCTCGTTTAGCTCGCCATGGCATTTTGTTTGAAGGCAGTGTGAAATATAAAAAAGGACTGCCTTATTGGGATAGCCATTTCAAAGATGGAAAGTTAAATATAATGAATAGTAGTTTCACCAATGATTTTACTTCCATAGATAAAAATTGTCATTGTTATACTTGCACTCATTTTAGCAAAAGCTACCTGCGCCATCTTTTGGCTAATAATGAATTGCTTTATCCACGTTTGGCTACCATCCATAATCTTTCTGTCATGTTAGAGACTATTCACGTTTTAAGAAACTGGATAGAAAAATAA
- the amrS gene encoding AmmeMemoRadiSam system radical SAM enzyme codes for MLSILYKKLKEGSVQCLTCANYCFLKEGQIGKCGLRQNNSNKLYFLPGKTVATENLDPIEKKPLFHFLPGSLALSLGGWGCNLKCSFCQNWELSQAPQDCIQKGLKNFPWGDKLDDDFVVNYCLQNNISSIAYTYNEPTVYLDAYLGLLKKAKKLGIKNIWITNGYLSPESFLALKPYIDAANIDLKSYSENFYTKITGAHLKVVRENIKKFVAAGIWTEIATLIIPSLNDNPEELSQMANFIANISLDMPWHLSAFFPAYKLTSLPATSARILKKAYDIGIKAGLHYVYTGNLLPSLSPENTYCPQCQFKLIERRGYTILNNSLSNGCCPNCGYKIAGHWE; via the coding sequence ATGCTCTCTATACTTTATAAAAAATTAAAAGAGGGGAGCGTACAATGTTTGACCTGCGCCAACTATTGTTTTTTAAAAGAGGGACAAATTGGCAAATGCGGACTGAGACAAAATAACTCCAACAAGTTATATTTTTTGCCTGGCAAAACAGTCGCAACCGAAAATCTGGACCCTATAGAGAAAAAACCACTATTCCATTTCCTGCCTGGCTCTTTAGCGCTTTCTTTAGGGGGCTGGGGATGTAATTTAAAGTGTTCTTTTTGTCAGAACTGGGAATTGTCACAAGCTCCGCAAGATTGTATTCAAAAGGGACTGAAAAATTTTCCCTGGGGAGATAAATTAGATGACGATTTTGTTGTTAATTATTGCTTGCAAAATAACATTTCCTCTATAGCCTACACCTATAATGAGCCGACTGTTTATCTAGACGCTTATCTTGGCCTTCTTAAAAAAGCGAAAAAGCTGGGAATAAAAAATATTTGGATAACCAATGGCTATTTATCACCCGAGTCTTTTCTTGCTTTGAAGCCCTATATTGATGCAGCCAATATTGACCTGAAAAGCTACAGCGAAAATTTTTATACCAAAATCACCGGCGCCCATTTAAAGGTCGTGAGAGAAAATATTAAAAAATTCGTAGCCGCTGGGATTTGGACGGAAATTGCCACTCTTATTATTCCCAGTTTGAATGACAATCCAGAAGAGCTTTCGCAAATGGCTAATTTTATAGCCAACATTAGCTTGGATATGCCTTGGCATCTTAGCGCTTTCTTTCCCGCTTATAAATTAACCTCTTTGCCGGCTACTTCGGCGCGAATTCTCAAAAAAGCTTACGATATCGGCATAAAAGCCGGGCTTCATTATGTTTATACTGGCAATTTGTTACCATCTTTATCCCCCGAAAATACCTATTGCCCTCAATGCCAATTTAAATTGATTGAGAGAAGGGGGTATACTATTTTAAATAATAGCCTTTCAAATGGTTGTTGCCCTAATTGTGGTTATAAAATAGCTGGTCATTGGGAATAA
- the amrB gene encoding AmmeMemoRadiSam system protein B → MNTTRTFQYAGSFYPDKTADIKAFIKAALDKAVLKGLPSQKPKIVIVPHAGYAYSGQIAAYAYKVISQFNYRNIFLLGPSHYVFASNEILTCSFGHFETPLGTVATFKPQNLPALFKDNDNAHALEHSLEVQLPFLQYLDKNYRIFPQLTNEDNETSLSIVSNFESDFLDNSDDNLLIISSDLSHYHEYREAQRKDKQTIENILLRDDKGLEERGEACGLMPIVIGLKIAQKLNLKPILLKAANSGDTSGSFGAPVVGYAAFAFY, encoded by the coding sequence ATGAATACCACCAGAACATTTCAGTACGCGGGTAGTTTTTATCCAGACAAAACTGCTGATATAAAAGCGTTTATTAAAGCTGCTTTAGACAAAGCCGTTTTGAAAGGATTGCCAAGCCAAAAGCCCAAAATCGTTATAGTACCGCATGCAGGCTATGCCTATTCGGGGCAAATAGCTGCCTACGCCTATAAAGTTATCAGCCAATTTAATTATAGAAATATTTTTCTCCTCGGTCCGAGTCATTACGTTTTCGCTTCCAACGAGATTCTTACTTGCAGTTTTGGTCACTTCGAAACCCCTCTGGGCACAGTTGCCACCTTTAAACCTCAAAATTTACCAGCTCTTTTTAAAGACAATGACAATGCTCACGCGCTTGAGCATTCTTTAGAAGTGCAATTGCCATTTTTGCAATACCTTGACAAAAATTATCGAATTTTTCCTCAACTTACTAATGAAGATAACGAAACATCATTGTCAATTGTAAGCAATTTTGAAAGCGATTTTTTAGATAATTCAGATGATAATCTTTTAATTATTAGCTCGGATTTGAGCCACTATCATGAGTACAGGGAGGCGCAAAGGAAAGATAAACAAACTATTGAAAATATCTTGCTGAGAGATGATAAAGGGCTAGAAGAAAGGGGAGAGGCTTGCGGCTTGATGCCAATTGTCATTGGGCTCAAGATAGCTCAAAAATTAAATCTTAAACCGATTTTATTAAAAGCAGCTAATTCGGGAGACACCTCAGGTTCTTTCGGTGCCCCCGTGGTCGGTTATGCTGCTTTTGCATTTTACTAA
- the amrA gene encoding AmmeMemoRadiSam system protein A, which translates to MEKQNKNFLLLLARKAIENYCLYGTRLAFQETDLPLEANPHLLHKQGVFVTITKNQELRGCVGSLMGKQPIYQEVIDNAINAGFGDYRFPKLQSEELGSIKIEISVLSPLVPLKKLPSAELVKWLAQKKPGVYLELNGAGATFLPQVWKEIKTPLDFLSQLCLKAGLKENDWQNPLMNFWTYTVDAFQEN; encoded by the coding sequence ATGGAAAAACAAAATAAAAATTTTTTATTATTGCTGGCAAGAAAAGCCATAGAAAATTATTGCCTTTACGGCACGCGTTTAGCTTTTCAAGAAACAGATTTACCTTTAGAGGCTAATCCGCATTTACTCCATAAGCAAGGTGTTTTTGTCACGATAACTAAAAACCAAGAGTTGAGGGGCTGTGTTGGCAGTTTGATGGGCAAGCAACCGATTTATCAAGAAGTCATTGATAATGCTATCAACGCCGGTTTTGGAGACTATCGTTTTCCTAAATTACAATCCGAAGAACTAGGCAGTATTAAGATTGAAATCTCTGTCTTGAGTCCATTAGTTCCTTTAAAAAAACTACCTTCAGCAGAATTGGTAAAGTGGTTAGCGCAGAAAAAGCCGGGAGTATATTTAGAATTAAACGGCGCTGGCGCGACTTTTTTACCGCAAGTTTGGAAAGAAATTAAAACGCCTTTAGATTTTTTGTCTCAGTTATGCCTAAAGGCTGGCTTAAAGGAAAATGATTGGCAAAATCCTCTAATGAATTTTTGGACTTATACTGTCGATGCCTTTCAAGAAAATTAA
- a CDS encoding peptidoglycan recognition family protein, translated as MTDADTLLEYKRSYPNLIDFANNYSTPLPENDDIKIISRAEWKAPSDYSRADYYASYCASHEDQCLEENQNDFESDLTYLKLKDNYEKNFQLMDDGLVKTRIINDNEYEYMPVNQIVIHHTAHISEKTYAGSLEELNRIYYAHAILNGWHDIGYNYLIDYDGNIFEGRGGGKYVVGSHTGYHNRGTIGIALMADLTKESMSPKMEESLIKLVKYLSQEYYLDLTKPDLLPSPDNSTLIWDTKIIKGHMELDARGGKTQCPGIDPNTLRNMIYTVLGISQPTL; from the coding sequence ATGACGGACGCAGACACTCTGTTAGAATATAAAAGAAGCTATCCTAATCTTATCGATTTTGCCAATAATTATAGTACTCCCCTACCTGAAAACGATGATATAAAAATTATCTCTCGCGCTGAGTGGAAAGCTCCTAGCGATTATTCTCGGGCGGATTATTATGCTTCTTATTGCGCTTCTCATGAAGACCAATGTTTGGAGGAAAATCAAAATGATTTTGAAAGCGACCTCACCTATTTAAAACTCAAGGATAATTATGAAAAAAATTTCCAGCTAATGGATGATGGTTTGGTCAAAACTAGGATTATTAATGATAACGAGTATGAATACATGCCAGTCAATCAAATTGTGATTCATCATACTGCCCATATCAGTGAAAAAACTTATGCTGGCAGTTTAGAAGAATTAAACCGAATTTATTATGCTCACGCGATTTTAAATGGCTGGCACGATATTGGATACAACTATCTCATAGATTACGATGGAAACATCTTTGAAGGGCGGGGCGGAGGTAAATACGTAGTGGGTTCTCATACCGGTTATCATAACCGTGGCACTATAGGCATAGCCTTAATGGCCGACTTAACTAAAGAATCTATGTCTCCTAAAATGGAAGAAAGCTTAATTAAGCTGGTGAAATACTTAAGCCAAGAATATTATTTGGATTTAACTAAACCGGACTTACTCCCCAGTCCGGATAATTCAACTCTAATTTGGGACACTAAAATAATTAAAGGACATATGGAACTGGATGCTCGTGGCGGAAAAACGCAATGCCCGGGTATTGATCCAAACACTTTAAGAAATATGATCTATACAGTATTGGGAATATCGCAGCCTACTCTTTAA
- the fmt gene encoding methionyl-tRNA formyltransferase: protein MNFSFWGGSSFSATVLKVFLEHNFQPVLVVTTPPAPQGRKRELAKNELQILAEENDIPVLAPAKLKDNNFKEALNSYGCDFHFLTAYGKIVPQEILDLKGKGFINLHPSLLPKYRGASPIQTVILNREKVTGVSLFLMDQGMDDGPILKQKAVAIDVEDNYSSLSQKLAVLGAKLALETLPEWLEGICTPEAQDASKATFTRKFTISDGKVNWEIDTVSSIVSKIRALAKEPGVFSYYKEGTKPVLTVKFYDVRAETNEMNRPNINTYFPGKIIRQNNKLLVMASDGLIEIKSLQPAGKKIMTAQAFLNGHSQGIFISNPN, encoded by the coding sequence ATGAATTTTAGCTTTTGGGGTGGCTCCAGTTTTTCTGCTACAGTTTTGAAAGTATTTTTGGAGCATAATTTCCAACCCGTTTTAGTGGTGACTACTCCGCCAGCTCCCCAAGGTCGAAAACGAGAACTGGCTAAAAATGAATTGCAAATATTGGCAGAAGAAAATGATATTCCCGTTCTTGCTCCCGCCAAATTAAAGGACAATAATTTTAAAGAGGCTCTGAATAGCTATGGCTGTGATTTTCATTTTCTTACTGCTTATGGGAAAATTGTTCCTCAAGAAATTTTAGATTTAAAGGGCAAGGGGTTTATCAACTTGCACCCTTCCCTTCTTCCCAAATACAGGGGGGCCTCGCCTATTCAAACAGTTATTCTTAATAGGGAAAAAGTAACTGGTGTCTCCCTTTTTCTTATGGATCAAGGCATGGATGATGGCCCTATTTTAAAGCAAAAAGCGGTAGCCATAGACGTTGAAGATAATTACTCTTCCCTCTCTCAAAAATTGGCTGTTTTAGGGGCAAAATTGGCCCTAGAAACGCTTCCGGAATGGTTAGAGGGTATTTGTACTCCCGAGGCGCAAGATGCCTCAAAAGCTACTTTCACAAGGAAATTTACTATTTCCGACGGTAAAGTCAATTGGGAAATAGATACCGTTTCCTCTATAGTCTCCAAAATTAGGGCTTTAGCCAAAGAACCAGGGGTGTTTAGTTATTATAAAGAAGGAACCAAACCAGTTTTAACAGTCAAATTTTATGACGTTAGAGCAGAGACTAACGAGATGAATAGACCAAACATTAATACCTATTTTCCGGGAAAAATTATCAGGCAAAATAATAAACTTTTAGTGATGGCTAGTGATGGTCTAATTGAGATTAAAAGCCTGCAACCTGCTGGTAAAAAAATAATGACTGCCCAGGCTTTTTTGAACGGACATAGTCAAGGAATTTTTATTTCTAACCCTAATTAA
- the def gene encoding peptide deformylase translates to MQIIKDYKNNKTLRAKNLPVEQIDGQLKAIIQEMRRLMSLENGVGLAAPQVGINQRFFLIELENKYYVFINPKVLQYSKECVDMEEGCLSVPDQAGVVTRPAELTIEAYGTNNKKFKLKAKGVLARVIEHENDHLEGILFIDKAKSLKSKNSHNY, encoded by the coding sequence ATGCAAATTATTAAAGACTATAAAAATAACAAAACTCTTAGAGCCAAAAATTTGCCGGTGGAGCAGATTGACGGACAACTCAAGGCAATCATCCAAGAAATGAGGCGTCTTATGAGTTTGGAAAACGGAGTCGGACTGGCTGCTCCCCAAGTTGGTATTAACCAACGGTTTTTTTTGATAGAACTAGAAAATAAATATTATGTTTTTATTAACCCCAAGGTTCTTCAATACTCAAAAGAGTGCGTAGATATGGAAGAAGGCTGTTTGAGTGTTCCCGATCAGGCTGGGGTAGTGACTCGTCCAGCGGAGCTTACTATTGAAGCCTATGGAACAAATAATAAGAAATTTAAATTAAAAGCCAAAGGAGTATTAGCCAGAGTAATTGAGCATGAAAATGACCACCTAGAAGGAATCCTCTTTATTGATAAGGCTAAAAGTTTAAAATCTAAAAATAGTCATAACTATTAA
- the thpR gene encoding RNA 2',3'-cyclic phosphodiesterase, which produces MPLMPTSRLFIALCPDDHALEKLAQINKKVVPFATLRMIPQDQRHLTLCFLGEVEACYISAIKDVIKKSAHIRIEPALTFKHLEYGANPQYPNLIWLRGENSPWIIDLWQELKKELTIVIPSVSLDRQGKKSLLNKHFLSHLTLARFQSSPLQNLPVLPLIAPVKVHFKNLTLTESCLTPQGPIYNVLASVLLSRNY; this is translated from the coding sequence ATGCCACTTATGCCAACTAGCCGTCTATTCATAGCCCTCTGTCCCGATGATCACGCCCTGGAAAAACTGGCTCAAATCAATAAAAAAGTTGTTCCTTTTGCTACCCTTAGAATGATTCCTCAAGACCAAAGGCATTTAACCTTATGTTTTCTGGGAGAAGTAGAAGCTTGTTATATATCGGCTATTAAAGATGTTATTAAAAAATCGGCCCATATCAGGATAGAGCCTGCGCTTACATTCAAGCATTTAGAATATGGAGCTAACCCGCAATATCCTAACCTTATTTGGTTGCGGGGAGAAAATTCTCCTTGGATTATTGATTTATGGCAAGAATTGAAAAAGGAATTGACGATTGTTATACCTTCGGTTTCTTTAGACCGTCAGGGTAAAAAATCTTTACTGAACAAACACTTTCTCAGTCATTTGACTTTGGCGCGCTTCCAGAGTTCGCCTTTACAGAATTTGCCAGTCTTGCCCTTAATCGCTCCAGTAAAGGTTCATTTTAAAAATCTCACTCTTACAGAGAGCTGCTTAACACCTCAGGGACCAATCTATAATGTTTTAGCCAGTGTTTTATTATCTAGAAACTATTAA